A single window of Vigna radiata var. radiata cultivar VC1973A chromosome 4, Vradiata_ver6, whole genome shotgun sequence DNA harbors:
- the LOC106759218 gene encoding uncharacterized protein LOC106759218 — translation MAVCVSGSHAIFINRSNLKTVAVLSREKKMGVQYDLKKGQSRNFHELPSGLSMEVIVQKGAEINKNVEYPPLVFVHGSYHAAWCWAEHWLPFFSSSGYDCYAVSLLGQGESDGPGDSVAGTLQTHARDVADFICRNIRSPPVLVGHSFGGLIIQYYISNLGSDNLKEDLFPKLKGAGLVCSVPPSGNSGIVWRYILSKPITAFKITRSLAAKAFQSSLPLCKETFFSATMEDHVVKRYQELMKESSRMPLFDLRKLNASLPVPPVSNCPFEILVLGAKNDFIVDVEGLKETAKFYGVSPVCVEAVAHDMMLDVAWERGAEVILSWLNGLEK, via the exons ATGGCTGTTTGTGTTTCTGGGTCGCACGCAATTTTCATTAACCGTTCCAATTTAAAGACTGTTGCGGTTCTGAGCAGAGAGAAGAAGATGGGAGTACAATACGATCTGAAGAAAGGGCAGAGTCGTAATTTCCATGAGCTCCCCTCTGGTCTAAGCATGGAGGTGATAGTGCAAAAGGGTGCAGAAATCAACAAAAATGTTGAATACCCTCCTTTGGTTTTTGTTCATGGAAGCTATCATGCTGCTTGGTGTTGGGCTGAACACTGGTTGcccttcttttcatcttctGGCTATGACTGTTATGCTGTTAGCTTGCTAGGACAG GGTGAAAGTGATGGACCTGGCGATTCTGTTGCCGGTACACTTCAG ACACACGCAAGAGATGTTGCAGATTTTATCTGTCGAAATATTAGATCACCGCCTGTGTTGGTTGGACATTCATTTGGAGGActaattattcaatattatatttccAATTTAGGAAGTGACAATCTCAAAG AAGATTTATTCCCAAAGCTTAAAGGAGCTGGCCTCGTTTGCTCTGTACCTCCTTCTGGTAATAG TGGGATAGTCTGGCGATATATCTTATCCAAGCCCATTACTGCCTTCAAG ATAACTCGCAGCTTGGCAGCAAAAGCTTTTCAGAGCTCTCTTCCCCTTTGTAAGGAGACATTTTTTTCAGCCACTATGGAAGATCACGTTGTTAAAAG ATATCAAGAGCTAATGAAAGAAAGTTCGAGGATGCCGTTATTTGATTTAAGAAAGCTGAATGCATCTCTTCCTGTTCCTCCTGTGTCAAACTGTCCTTTTGAAATTCTTGTGTTGGGTGCAAAGAATGACTTCATTGTG GATGTAGAGGGACTCAAAGAAACAGCAAAGTTCTATGGTGTGTCACCTGTGTGCGTTG
- the LOC106758912 gene encoding uncharacterized protein LOC106758912, whose amino-acid sequence METQSFDAKPQVKATLRLGSESYSVEPKKGSLSEQLVSLKEESMTILKDFITKHNVPHDVPDESLEASSDDDVDADDIPEKPQAKSKKTKLT is encoded by the coding sequence ATGGAGACACAATCTTTTGATGCTAAGCCCCAGGTAAAGGCTACATTGCGTCTTGGCTCAGAATCATATTCTGTTGAGCCAAAAAAAGGTTCTTTGTCAGAGCAATTGGTTTCACTAAAAGAGGAAAGCATGACCATATTAAAGGATTTCATTACAAAGCATAATGTTCCTCATGATGTACCAGACGAGTCATTAGAAGCTTCTTCGGACGATGATGTTGATGCTGATGATATTCCTGAGAAGCCTCAAGCTAAGTCCAAGAAAACCAAGTTGACTTAG
- the LOC106758842 gene encoding protein ABA DEFICIENT 4, chloroplastic, giving the protein MSFSSCLSHSPLTLKPIKPCGSVGMRQNFAFSFRSNWPELCNRHIVGSRRLQGNLPRVNLSGDWSFIGGSKIVMKPNATRLLHYPKRGQMQASCFIGSQLASTAFTAGTVAVLPFYTLMVLAPNSDLTKKSMESSLPYVVLGILYAYLLYLSWTPETVRLIFASKYLLPELPGIARMFSSELTLASAWIHLLVVDLFAARHVFQDGLKNQIETRHSVSFCLFFCPIGILTHIITKAITKAATKEGHGV; this is encoded by the exons ATGTCTTTCTCTTCTTGCCTTTCCCATTCCCCATTGACACTCAAG CCTATAAAACCTTGTGGTTCTGTTGGGATGAGGCAAaattttgctttctctttcaGAAGTAATTGGCCTGAGCTTTGTAACAGACACATTGTAGGGAGTAGaaggttgcagggaaatttacCAAGGGTCAACTTAAGTGGAGATTGGAGTTTCATAGGAGGATCCAAAATTGTTATGAAACCAAATGCTACAAGATTGCTTCATTATCCAAAAAGGGGTCAAATGCAAGCTTCAT GCTTCATAGGATCTCAACTTGCTAGCACTGCATTTACGGCTGGAACTGTAGCTGTTCTCCCATTTTACACACTTATGGTTCTAGCTCCAAATTCTGATCTA ACCAAGAAGTCTATGGAGAGTAGTCTGCCATATGTAGTGCTTGGGATTCTTTATGCATATTTGTTGTACCTTTCTTGGACACCTGAGACAGTTCGATTGATTTTTGCAAGTAAATACTTGCTACCAGAG CTGCCTGGTATAGCAAGAATGTTCTCCAGTGAGTTGACTTTGGCCTCTGCATGGATTCACCTGTTGGTTGTTGATCTTTTTGCTGCAAG GCATGTTTTTCAAGATGGACTGAAGAATCAGATTGAAACTCGGCATTCTGTTTCTTTTTGCTTGTTCTTTTGCCCCATTGGGATTCTTACTCATATCATCACCAAAGCCATCACCAAAGCTGCCACAAAAGAGGGTCATGGTGTATAG